A stretch of Streptomyces vietnamensis DNA encodes these proteins:
- a CDS encoding integration host factor, which yields MALPPLTPEQRAAALEKAAAARRERAEVKNRLKHSGASLHEVIKTGQENDVIGKMKVSALLESLPGVGKVRAKQIMERLGISESRRVRGLGSNQIASLEREFGSTGA from the coding sequence GTGGCTCTTCCGCCCCTTACCCCTGAACAGCGCGCAGCCGCGCTCGAAAAGGCCGCCGCGGCTCGCCGGGAGCGGGCCGAGGTCAAGAATCGACTCAAGCACTCCGGCGCCTCCCTCCACGAGGTCATCAAGACCGGCCAGGAGAACGACGTCATCGGCAAGATGAAGGTCTCCGCGCTCCTTGAGTCCCTGCCCGGCGTCGGCAAGGTCCGTGCCAAGCAGATCATGGAGCGGCTCGGCATCTCCGAGAGCCGCCGGGTGCGCGGTCTCGGCTCCAACCAGATCGCCTCCCTGGAGCGCGAGTTCGGCAGCACCGGCGCCTGA
- a CDS encoding quinone-dependent dihydroorotate dehydrogenase — protein MYKFFFNLVFKRMDPEQAHYMAFRWIRLAARIPVLRTFVAAVLAPRYKELRTEALGLRMHGPFGLAAGFDKNAVAIDGMSMLGFDHVEIGTVTGEAQPGNPKKRLFRLVPDRALINRMGFNNEGSAAVAERLGARNPVFKTVVGVNIGKTKVVPEAEAVADYVKSTERLAAHADYLVVNVSSPNTPGLRNLQATESLRPLLTAVREAADRTVTDRRVPLLVKIAPDLADEDVDAVADLALELGLDGIIATNTTIAREGLGLKSDPALIKETGGLSGAPVKERSLAVLRRLHARVGDRLVLVGVGGIENAEDAWQRILAGATLIQGYSAFIYEGPFYARAIHKGLAARLAASPYATLAEAVGADNRKAAL, from the coding sequence ATGTACAAGTTCTTCTTCAACCTGGTCTTCAAGCGGATGGACCCCGAGCAGGCCCACTACATGGCCTTCCGGTGGATCCGCCTCGCCGCCCGCATCCCGGTGCTCCGCACCTTCGTCGCCGCCGTCCTCGCGCCCCGGTACAAGGAGCTGCGCACCGAGGCCCTCGGCCTGCGGATGCACGGCCCCTTCGGGCTCGCCGCCGGCTTCGACAAGAACGCCGTCGCCATCGACGGCATGTCGATGCTCGGCTTCGACCACGTCGAGATCGGCACCGTCACCGGCGAGGCCCAGCCCGGCAACCCCAAGAAGCGCCTCTTCCGGCTCGTCCCGGACCGCGCCCTGATCAACCGCATGGGCTTCAACAACGAGGGCTCCGCCGCCGTCGCCGAGCGCCTGGGCGCCCGCAACCCGGTCTTCAAGACGGTCGTCGGCGTCAACATCGGCAAGACCAAGGTCGTCCCCGAGGCCGAGGCCGTCGCCGACTACGTGAAGTCCACCGAGCGCCTCGCCGCGCACGCCGACTACCTCGTCGTCAACGTCTCCTCCCCGAACACCCCCGGCCTGCGCAACCTCCAGGCCACCGAGTCCCTGCGCCCGCTCCTCACCGCCGTCCGCGAGGCCGCCGACCGCACGGTCACCGACCGCCGCGTCCCGCTCCTCGTCAAGATCGCCCCCGACCTGGCCGACGAGGACGTCGACGCGGTCGCCGACCTCGCCCTGGAGCTCGGCCTCGACGGCATCATCGCCACCAACACCACCATCGCGCGCGAGGGCCTCGGCCTGAAGTCCGACCCCGCGCTCATCAAGGAGACCGGCGGCCTGTCCGGCGCGCCCGTCAAGGAGCGCTCCCTGGCCGTCCTGCGCCGCCTCCACGCGCGCGTGGGCGACCGCCTCGTCCTGGTCGGCGTCGGCGGCATCGAGAACGCCGAGGACGCCTGGCAGCGCATCCTCGCCGGCGCCACCCTCATCCAGGGCTACAGCGCCTTCATCTACGAGGGCCCGTTCTACGCCCGCGCGATCCACAAGGGCCTCGCCGCGCGCCTCGCGGCCTCCCCGTACGCCACCCTCGCCGAGGCCGTCGGCGCCGACAACCGAAAGGCCGCCCTGTGA
- the gmk gene encoding guanylate kinase — MAAEVRPRLTVLSGPSGVGKSTVVAHMRKVHPEVWLSVSATTRKPRPGEKHGVHYFFVTDDEFDKLIANGELLEWAEFAGNRYGTPRGAVLERLDSGEPVLLEIDLQGARQVKDSMAESQLVFLAPPSWEELVRRLTGRGTESPEVIERRLQAAKVELAAESEFDTTLVNTSVEDVARELLTLMHVV, encoded by the coding sequence ATGGCAGCAGAGGTACGTCCGCGGCTGACCGTGCTCTCCGGCCCCTCAGGGGTCGGCAAGAGCACGGTCGTCGCTCATATGCGCAAGGTCCACCCCGAGGTCTGGCTCTCGGTGTCGGCGACGACGCGGAAGCCCCGCCCCGGCGAGAAGCACGGCGTCCACTACTTCTTCGTCACGGACGACGAGTTCGACAAGCTGATCGCCAACGGTGAGCTCCTCGAGTGGGCCGAGTTCGCGGGCAACCGCTACGGCACCCCGCGCGGCGCGGTCCTGGAGCGTCTGGACTCCGGCGAGCCCGTGCTCCTGGAGATCGACCTCCAGGGCGCCCGCCAGGTGAAGGACTCCATGGCGGAGTCCCAGCTGGTCTTCCTGGCCCCGCCGAGCTGGGAGGAGCTGGTCCGCCGGCTCACCGGCCGCGGCACCGAGTCGCCCGAGGTCATCGAGCGCCGCCTGCAGGCCGCGAAGGTCGAGCTGGCCGCCGAGTCGGAGTTCGACACCACGCTCGTCAACACCTCCGTCGAGGACGTCGCACGCGAGCTGCTAACGTTGATGCACGTTGTCTGA
- the carA gene encoding glutamine-hydrolyzing carbamoyl-phosphate synthase small subunit, with the protein MTTSTRGAEKVPAVLVLEDGRIFRGRAYGAVGETFGEAVFSTGMTGYQETLTDPSYHRQVVVMTAPHVGNTGVNDEDPESAKIWVAGYVVRDPARIPSNWRSRRSLDEELRNQGVVGISGIDTRALTRHLRESGAMRVGIFSGNALPDEGTMLAEVRQAPEMKGANLSEEVATKETYVVPAIGEKRFTVAAVDLGIKGMTPHRMAERGIEVHVLPATATAEDVYAVNPDGVFFSNGPGDPATADGPVAVMQAVLERKTPLFGICFGNQILGRALGFGTYKLKYGHRGINQPVQDRTTGKVEVTAHNHGFAVDAPLDKVSDTPYGRAEVSHVCLNDNVVEGLQLLDQPAFSVQYHPEAAAGPHDAAYLFDRFVSLMEAERA; encoded by the coding sequence ATGACGACCTCCACCAGGGGAGCCGAAAAGGTTCCCGCCGTACTCGTCCTGGAGGACGGCCGCATCTTCCGCGGCCGTGCCTACGGGGCCGTGGGGGAGACCTTCGGCGAGGCCGTGTTCTCCACCGGCATGACCGGCTACCAGGAGACCCTCACCGACCCGTCGTACCACCGCCAGGTCGTGGTCATGACCGCCCCCCACGTCGGCAACACCGGCGTCAACGACGAGGACCCCGAGTCCGCGAAGATCTGGGTCGCCGGCTACGTCGTCCGCGACCCCGCCCGCATCCCGTCGAACTGGCGCTCCCGGCGCTCCCTCGACGAGGAGCTGCGCAACCAGGGCGTCGTCGGCATCTCCGGCATCGACACCCGCGCCCTCACCCGCCACCTGCGCGAGAGCGGCGCCATGCGCGTCGGCATCTTCTCCGGCAACGCGCTGCCCGACGAGGGCACCATGCTCGCCGAGGTCCGCCAGGCCCCCGAGATGAAGGGCGCGAACCTCTCCGAGGAGGTCGCCACCAAGGAGACGTACGTCGTCCCCGCGATCGGCGAGAAGCGCTTCACCGTCGCCGCCGTCGACCTCGGCATCAAGGGCATGACCCCGCACCGGATGGCCGAGCGGGGCATCGAGGTCCACGTCCTCCCCGCCACCGCCACCGCCGAGGACGTCTACGCCGTCAACCCCGACGGCGTGTTCTTCTCCAACGGCCCCGGCGACCCGGCCACCGCGGACGGCCCCGTCGCCGTCATGCAGGCCGTCCTGGAGCGCAAGACGCCGCTCTTCGGCATCTGCTTCGGCAACCAGATCCTCGGCCGCGCCCTCGGCTTCGGCACCTACAAGCTGAAGTACGGCCACCGGGGCATCAACCAGCCCGTCCAGGACCGCACCACCGGCAAGGTCGAGGTCACCGCGCACAACCACGGCTTCGCCGTCGACGCGCCCCTCGACAAGGTCTCCGACACCCCCTACGGGCGTGCCGAGGTCTCCCACGTCTGCCTGAACGACAACGTGGTGGAAGGCCTCCAGCTGCTCGACCAGCCGGCCTTCTCCGTCCAGTACCACCCCGAGGCGGCCGCGGGCCCGCACGACGCCGCGTACCTCTTCGACCGCTTCGTATCCCTGATGGAGGCCGAGCGTGCCTAA
- the carB gene encoding carbamoyl-phosphate synthase large subunit, giving the protein MPKRTDIQSVLVIGSGPIVIGQAAEFDYSGTQACRILKAEGLRVILVNSNPATIMTDPEIADATYVEPITPEFVEKIIAKERPDALLPTLGGQTALNTAISMHEQGVLEKYGVELIGANVEAINKGEDRDLFKGVVEAVKAKIGYGESARSVICHSMDDVLKGVDELGGYPVVVRPSFTMGGAGSGFAHDEDELRRIAGQGLTLSPTTEVLLEESILGWKEYELELMRDKHDNVVVVCSIENFDPMGVHTGDSITVAPAMTLTDREYQRLRDIGIAIIREVGVDTGGCNIQFAVNPDDGRIIVIEMNPRVSRSSALASKATGFPIAKIAARLAVGYTLDEIPNDITEKTPASFEPTLDYVVVKAPRFAFEKFPQADSTLTTTMKSVGEAMAIGRNFTEALQKALRSLEKKGSQFTFVGEPGDKAELLRESVRPTDGRINTVMQAIRAGATPQEVFDATKIDPWFVDQLFLIKEIADELAAAEKLDPELLAEAKRHGFSDAQIAEIRDLREDVVREVRHALGVRPVYKTVDTCAAEFAAKTPYFYSSYDEESEVAPREKPAVIILGSGPNRIGQGIEFDYSCVHASFALSDAGYETVMVNCNPETVSTDYDTSDRLYFEPLTLEDVLEIVHAETLAGPVAGVVVQLGGQTPLGLSQALKDNGVPVVGTSPEAIHAAEDRGAFGRVLAEAGLPAPKHGTATTFAGAKAIADEIGYPVLVRPSYVLGGRGMEIVYDEARLESYIAESTEISPTRPVLVDRFLDDAIEIDVDALYDGEELYLGGVMEHIEEAGIHSGDSACALPPITLGGYDIKRLRASTEAIAKGVGVRGLINIQFAMAGDILYVLEANPRASRTVPFTSKATAVPLAKAAARISLGATIAELRAEGLLPKNGDGGTLPLDAPISVKEAVMPWSRFRDVHGRGVDTVLGPEMRSTGEVMGIDAVFGTAYAKSQAGAYGPLPTKGRAFISVANRDKRSMIFPARELVAHGFELLATSGTAEVLKRNGINATVVRKLSEGEGPNGEKTIVQLIHDGQVDLIVNTPYGTGGRLDGYEIRTAAVARSVPCLTTVQALAAAVQGIDALNHGDVGVRSLQEHAEHLTAARD; this is encoded by the coding sequence GTGCCTAAGCGCACCGATATCCAGTCCGTCCTGGTCATCGGCTCCGGCCCGATCGTCATCGGCCAGGCCGCCGAGTTCGACTACTCCGGCACCCAGGCCTGCCGCATCCTCAAGGCCGAGGGCCTGCGGGTGATCCTGGTCAACTCCAACCCGGCCACGATCATGACCGACCCGGAGATCGCCGACGCCACCTACGTCGAGCCGATCACCCCCGAGTTCGTCGAGAAGATCATCGCCAAGGAGCGCCCCGACGCCCTCCTGCCCACCCTCGGCGGCCAGACCGCGCTCAACACCGCGATCTCCATGCACGAGCAGGGCGTCCTCGAGAAGTACGGCGTCGAGCTCATCGGCGCCAACGTCGAGGCCATCAACAAGGGCGAGGACCGCGACCTCTTCAAGGGCGTCGTCGAGGCCGTCAAGGCCAAGATCGGCTACGGCGAGTCCGCCCGCTCCGTCATCTGCCACTCCATGGACGACGTCCTCAAGGGCGTCGACGAGCTCGGCGGCTACCCCGTCGTCGTCCGCCCCTCCTTCACCATGGGCGGCGCCGGCTCCGGCTTCGCCCACGACGAGGACGAGCTGCGCCGCATCGCCGGCCAGGGCCTCACGCTCTCCCCGACCACCGAGGTGCTCCTGGAGGAGTCCATCCTCGGCTGGAAGGAGTACGAGCTGGAGCTCATGCGCGACAAGCACGACAACGTCGTGGTCGTCTGCTCCATCGAGAACTTCGACCCGATGGGCGTCCACACCGGTGACTCGATCACCGTCGCCCCGGCGATGACCCTCACCGACCGCGAGTACCAGCGCCTGCGCGACATCGGCATCGCGATCATCCGCGAGGTCGGCGTCGACACCGGCGGCTGCAACATCCAGTTCGCCGTCAACCCGGACGACGGCCGGATCATCGTCATCGAGATGAACCCGCGCGTCTCCCGCTCCTCGGCGCTCGCCTCCAAGGCGACCGGCTTCCCGATCGCCAAGATCGCGGCCCGTCTCGCCGTCGGCTACACGCTGGACGAGATCCCGAACGACATCACGGAGAAGACCCCGGCGTCCTTCGAGCCCACGCTCGACTACGTCGTCGTCAAGGCCCCGCGCTTCGCCTTCGAGAAGTTCCCGCAGGCCGACTCCACCCTCACCACCACGATGAAGTCGGTCGGCGAGGCCATGGCCATCGGCCGCAACTTCACCGAGGCGCTCCAGAAGGCCCTGCGCTCCCTGGAGAAGAAGGGCTCGCAGTTCACCTTCGTCGGCGAGCCCGGCGACAAGGCCGAACTCCTCCGCGAGTCGGTCCGCCCGACCGACGGCCGCATCAACACCGTCATGCAGGCCATCCGCGCCGGCGCCACCCCGCAGGAGGTCTTCGACGCCACGAAGATCGACCCGTGGTTCGTCGACCAGCTCTTCCTGATCAAGGAGATCGCCGACGAGCTGGCCGCCGCCGAGAAGCTCGACCCCGAGCTGCTCGCCGAGGCCAAGCGCCACGGCTTCTCCGACGCCCAGATCGCCGAGATCCGGGACCTGCGCGAGGACGTCGTCCGCGAGGTCCGGCACGCCCTCGGCGTCCGCCCGGTCTACAAGACGGTCGACACCTGCGCCGCCGAGTTCGCCGCCAAGACCCCGTACTTCTACTCCTCGTACGACGAGGAGAGCGAGGTCGCCCCGCGCGAGAAGCCCGCCGTGATCATCCTGGGCTCCGGCCCGAACCGCATCGGCCAGGGCATCGAGTTCGACTACTCCTGCGTCCACGCCTCCTTCGCCCTGAGCGACGCCGGCTACGAGACCGTGATGGTCAACTGCAACCCGGAGACCGTCTCCACGGACTACGACACCTCCGACCGTCTGTACTTCGAGCCGCTGACGCTCGAGGACGTCCTGGAGATCGTCCACGCCGAGACCCTCGCCGGCCCCGTCGCCGGTGTCGTCGTCCAGCTCGGCGGCCAGACCCCGCTGGGCCTGTCGCAGGCGCTCAAGGACAACGGCGTGCCGGTCGTCGGCACCTCCCCGGAGGCCATCCACGCCGCCGAGGACCGCGGCGCCTTCGGCCGCGTCCTCGCCGAGGCCGGGCTCCCCGCGCCGAAGCACGGCACCGCGACCACCTTCGCCGGCGCCAAGGCCATCGCCGACGAGATCGGCTACCCCGTCCTCGTGCGCCCCTCGTACGTGCTCGGCGGCCGCGGCATGGAGATCGTGTACGACGAGGCCCGCCTGGAGTCGTACATCGCCGAGTCCACCGAGATCAGCCCCACCCGGCCGGTCCTGGTCGACCGCTTCCTCGACGACGCCATCGAGATCGACGTCGACGCGCTCTACGACGGCGAGGAGCTCTACCTCGGCGGCGTCATGGAGCACATCGAGGAGGCCGGCATCCACTCCGGCGACTCGGCCTGCGCCCTGCCCCCGATCACCCTCGGCGGCTACGACATCAAGCGCCTGCGCGCCTCCACCGAGGCCATCGCCAAGGGCGTCGGCGTCCGCGGACTGATCAACATCCAGTTCGCCATGGCCGGCGACATCCTCTACGTCCTGGAGGCCAACCCGCGCGCCTCCCGGACCGTCCCCTTCACCTCGAAGGCGACCGCCGTGCCGCTCGCGAAGGCCGCCGCCCGCATCTCGCTCGGCGCCACCATCGCCGAGCTGCGCGCCGAGGGCCTGCTGCCGAAGAACGGCGACGGCGGCACCCTGCCGCTCGACGCGCCGATCTCCGTCAAGGAGGCCGTGATGCCGTGGTCGCGCTTCCGCGACGTGCACGGCCGCGGCGTCGACACCGTCCTCGGCCCGGAGATGCGCTCCACCGGCGAGGTCATGGGCATCGACGCGGTCTTCGGCACGGCCTACGCCAAGTCGCAGGCCGGCGCCTACGGCCCGCTGCCCACCAAGGGCCGCGCGTTCATCTCGGTCGCCAACCGCGACAAGCGCTCGATGATCTTCCCGGCCCGCGAGCTCGTCGCCCACGGCTTCGAGCTGCTCGCCACCTCCGGCACCGCCGAGGTCCTCAAGCGCAACGGCATCAACGCCACGGTCGTCCGCAAGCTCAGCGAGGGCGAAGGCCCCAACGGCGAGAAGACCATCGTGCAGCTCATCCACGACGGCCAGGTCGACCTGATCGTCAACACCCCGTACGGCACAGGCGGCCGCCTCGACGGCTACGAGATCCGTACGGCCGCGGTGGCGCGCAGCGTCCCCTGCCTCACCACGGTCCAGGCGCTCGCCGCGGCCGTCCAGGGCATCGACGCGCTCAACCACGGCGACGTGGGCGTCCGCTCGCTCCAGGAGCACGCGGAGCACCTGACCGCGGCCCGCGACTAA
- the coaBC gene encoding bifunctional phosphopantothenoylcysteine decarboxylase/phosphopantothenate--cysteine ligase CoaBC, with the protein MSKPKVVLGVSGGIAAYKACELLRRLTESGHDVRVVPTDSALHFVGAATWSALSGNPVSTEVWESVHEVPHVRIGQAADLVVVAPATADMLAKAAHGLADDLLTNTLLTARCPVVFAPAMHTEMWEHPATQENVATLRRRGAVVIEPAVGRLTGVDTGKGRLPDPAEIFEVCKRILARGVTAPDLAGRHVVVSAGGTREPLDPVRYLGNRSSGKQGYALAKAAAARGARVTLVEANTGIPDPAGVDVVHVGTAVQLREAVLKAAADADAVVMAAAVADFRPAAYAPGKIKKTDDGGAPTIELVRNPDILAELAADRALPGQVVVGFAAETDDVLANGRAKLRRKGCDLLVVNEVGERKTFGSEENEAVVLASDGAETPVPYGPKEALAETVWDLVLPRLRSTI; encoded by the coding sequence GTGTCCAAGCCGAAGGTCGTCCTGGGCGTGAGCGGCGGCATCGCCGCCTACAAGGCGTGCGAGCTGCTCCGCAGGCTCACCGAGTCGGGTCACGACGTGCGCGTCGTCCCCACCGACTCCGCGCTTCACTTCGTCGGCGCGGCGACCTGGTCCGCGCTCTCCGGGAACCCCGTCTCCACCGAGGTGTGGGAGTCCGTCCACGAGGTCCCGCACGTGCGGATCGGCCAGGCCGCCGACCTCGTCGTCGTCGCCCCCGCCACCGCCGACATGCTCGCCAAGGCCGCCCACGGCCTCGCCGACGACCTGCTCACCAACACGCTGCTCACCGCGCGCTGTCCGGTCGTCTTCGCCCCCGCCATGCACACCGAGATGTGGGAGCACCCGGCCACCCAGGAGAACGTGGCCACCCTCCGCCGCCGCGGCGCCGTCGTCATCGAGCCCGCCGTCGGCCGACTCACCGGCGTCGACACCGGCAAGGGCCGGCTGCCCGACCCGGCGGAGATCTTCGAGGTCTGCAAGAGGATCCTCGCGCGCGGCGTGACCGCCCCCGACCTCGCGGGACGTCACGTGGTCGTCAGCGCCGGCGGCACCCGCGAGCCCCTCGACCCCGTCCGCTACCTCGGCAACCGCTCCTCCGGGAAGCAGGGCTACGCCCTCGCGAAGGCCGCCGCCGCCCGCGGCGCCCGGGTCACCCTCGTCGAGGCGAACACCGGCATCCCCGACCCGGCCGGGGTCGACGTCGTCCACGTCGGCACCGCCGTCCAGCTCCGCGAGGCCGTCCTCAAGGCCGCCGCCGACGCCGACGCGGTCGTGATGGCCGCCGCCGTCGCCGACTTCCGTCCGGCCGCCTACGCCCCCGGCAAGATCAAGAAGACGGACGACGGCGGCGCGCCGACGATCGAACTCGTCCGCAACCCCGACATCCTCGCCGAGCTGGCCGCCGACCGCGCCCTGCCCGGCCAGGTGGTCGTCGGCTTCGCCGCCGAGACCGACGACGTCCTCGCCAACGGCCGCGCGAAGCTCCGCCGGAAGGGCTGCGACCTGCTCGTCGTCAACGAGGTGGGGGAGCGCAAGACCTTCGGTTCCGAGGAGAACGAGGCCGTCGTCCTCGCGTCGGACGGCGCCGAGACCCCCGTACCGTACGGGCCGAAGGAAGCGCTCGCCGAGACGGTCTGGGACCTGGTCCTGCCGCGGCTGCGCTCCACGATCTGA
- the pyrF gene encoding orotidine-5'-phosphate decarboxylase: MTLSFGTRLRSAMDERGPLCVGIDPHAALLDSWGLTDDIAGLERFTFTVVEALAETVAVFKPQSAFFERFGSRGIAVLERATADLRAAGGLVVMDAKRGDIGSTMAAYAETFLRKDSPLFSDALTVSPYLGYGALKPAVDLARESGAGLFVLALTSNPEGAEVQRAVREDGRTIGATMLAHLAEENAGETPMGSFGAVVGATLGDLSSFDLDINGPLLAPGIGAQGATPADLPAVFGAAVRNVVPNVSRGVLREGPDVAALRDSAHRYADEIRAAVAG; encoded by the coding sequence GTGACCCTCTCCTTCGGCACCCGCCTGCGCTCCGCCATGGACGAGCGCGGTCCGCTCTGCGTCGGCATCGACCCGCACGCCGCCCTGCTCGACTCCTGGGGCCTGACCGACGACATCGCCGGTCTGGAGCGCTTCACCTTCACCGTCGTCGAGGCCCTCGCCGAGACCGTGGCCGTCTTCAAGCCGCAGTCCGCCTTCTTCGAGCGCTTCGGCTCGCGCGGCATCGCCGTCCTGGAGCGCGCCACCGCCGATCTGCGCGCGGCGGGCGGTCTGGTCGTCATGGACGCCAAGCGCGGCGACATCGGCTCCACCATGGCCGCGTACGCGGAGACCTTCCTGCGCAAGGACTCCCCGCTCTTCTCCGACGCCCTGACGGTCTCCCCGTACCTCGGCTACGGCGCCCTGAAGCCGGCCGTCGACCTGGCCCGGGAGTCCGGCGCCGGCCTCTTCGTCCTGGCCCTCACCTCCAACCCGGAGGGCGCGGAGGTCCAGCGCGCGGTCCGCGAGGACGGCCGGACCATCGGCGCGACGATGCTCGCCCACCTCGCCGAGGAGAACGCGGGGGAGACCCCGATGGGCTCCTTCGGCGCGGTCGTCGGCGCCACCCTCGGCGACCTGTCCTCCTTCGACCTCGACATCAACGGGCCGCTCCTCGCCCCCGGCATCGGCGCCCAGGGCGCGACCCCCGCCGACCTCCCGGCCGTCTTCGGCGCGGCGGTCCGCAACGTGGTCCCGAACGTCAGCCGCGGGGTCCTGCGCGAGGGCCCGGACGTGGCCGCCCTGCGGGACTCGGCGCACCGCTACGCGGACGAGATCCGCGCCGCCGTCGCCGGCTGA
- the rpoZ gene encoding DNA-directed RNA polymerase subunit omega — protein sequence MSSSITAPEGIINPPIDELLEATDSKYSLVIYAAKRARQINAYYSQLGEGLLEYVGPLVDTHVHEKPLSIALREINAGLLTSEAIEGPAQ from the coding sequence GTGTCCTCTTCCATCACCGCGCCCGAGGGCATCATCAACCCGCCGATCGACGAGCTGCTCGAGGCCACGGACTCGAAGTACAGCCTCGTGATCTACGCGGCCAAGCGCGCGCGGCAGATCAACGCGTACTACTCCCAGCTCGGCGAGGGTCTCCTGGAGTACGTGGGTCCGCTCGTCGACACCCACGTCCACGAGAAGCCGCTCTCGATCGCCCTGCGCGAGATCAACGCGGGTCTGCTGACGTCCGAGGCCATCGAGGGCCCCGCGCAGTAA
- a CDS encoding dihydroorotase has product MSKILIRGAQVLGGEAQDVLIDGETIAEVGTGLSAEGATVIEADGQILLPGLVDLHTHLREPGREDSETVLTGTRAAASGGYTAVFAMANTHPVADTAGVVEQVYRLGQEAGYCDVQPIGAVTVGLEGKKLAELGAMHDSAAGVTVFSDDGKCVDDAVIMRRALEYVKAFGGVVAQHAQEPRLTEGAQMNEGVVSAELGLGGWPAVAEESIIARDVLLAEHVGSRVHICHLSTAGSVEIVRWAKSRGIDVTAEVTPHHLLLTDELVRSYNPVYKVNPPLRTEKDVLALREALADGTIDIVATDHAPHPHEDKDCEWAAAAMGMVGLETALSVVQQTMVETGLLDWAGVAERMSFAPARIGRAKGHGRPVSAGEPANLTLVDPAYRGVVDPADFASRSRNTPYEGRELPGRVTHTFLRGRATVVDGKLA; this is encoded by the coding sequence ATGAGCAAGATCCTTATCCGCGGTGCCCAGGTCCTCGGCGGCGAAGCCCAGGACGTCCTCATCGACGGCGAGACCATCGCCGAGGTCGGTACGGGCCTCTCCGCCGAGGGCGCGACCGTGATCGAGGCCGACGGCCAGATCCTGCTGCCCGGCCTGGTCGACCTCCACACCCACCTGCGCGAGCCCGGCCGCGAGGACTCCGAGACCGTCCTCACCGGCACCCGCGCCGCCGCCTCCGGCGGCTACACCGCCGTCTTCGCCATGGCCAACACCCACCCGGTCGCCGACACCGCCGGCGTCGTCGAGCAGGTCTACCGCCTCGGCCAGGAGGCCGGCTACTGCGACGTCCAGCCCATCGGCGCCGTCACCGTCGGCCTCGAGGGCAAGAAGCTCGCCGAGCTCGGCGCCATGCACGACTCCGCCGCCGGCGTCACCGTCTTCTCCGACGACGGCAAGTGCGTCGACGACGCCGTGATCATGCGCCGCGCCCTGGAGTACGTGAAGGCCTTCGGCGGCGTCGTCGCCCAGCACGCCCAGGAGCCCCGCCTCACCGAGGGCGCCCAGATGAACGAGGGCGTCGTCTCCGCCGAGCTCGGCCTCGGCGGCTGGCCCGCCGTCGCCGAGGAGTCGATCATCGCCCGCGACGTCCTCCTCGCCGAGCACGTCGGCTCCCGCGTCCACATCTGCCACCTCTCCACCGCCGGCTCCGTCGAGATCGTCCGCTGGGCCAAGTCCCGCGGCATCGACGTCACCGCCGAGGTCACCCCGCACCACCTCCTCCTCACGGACGAGCTGGTCCGCTCGTACAACCCGGTCTACAAGGTCAACCCGCCGCTGCGCACCGAGAAGGACGTCCTCGCCCTGCGCGAGGCGCTGGCCGACGGCACGATCGACATCGTCGCCACCGACCACGCCCCGCACCCGCACGAGGACAAGGACTGCGAGTGGGCCGCGGCCGCCATGGGCATGGTCGGCCTGGAGACCGCCCTCTCCGTCGTCCAGCAGACGATGGTCGAGACCGGACTCCTCGACTGGGCCGGCGTCGCCGAGCGCATGTCCTTCGCGCCCGCCCGCATCGGACGGGCCAAGGGCCACGGCCGCCCCGTCTCGGCTGGTGAGCCCGCGAACCTGACGCTGGTCGATCCGGCTTACCGTGGTGTCGTGGACCCCGCGGACTTCGCCTCCCGCAGCCGCAACACCCCCTACGAGGGCCGTGAGCTGCCGGGACGCGTCACCCACACCTTCCTGCGGGGCCGGGCAACGGTCGTGGACGGGAAGCTGGCGTGA